One window of the Natronomonas marina genome contains the following:
- a CDS encoding 30S ribosomal protein S27e: protein MAGNFFTVRCDDCENEQVVFGKAASVVDCAVCGSTLVTPTGGEAEIHGEVLETVEAR from the coding sequence ATGGCGGGGAACTTCTTCACCGTCCGGTGTGACGACTGCGAGAACGAGCAGGTGGTCTTCGGGAAGGCCGCCAGCGTCGTCGACTGTGCGGTCTGTGGCTCGACGCTCGTGACGCCGACGGGCGGCGAGGCCGAGATTCACGGCGAGGTCCTCGAGACGGTCGAGGCCCGATAG